The nucleotide sequence TCAAGTTCTTCAGAGACCCCAGAAATATTCTCAGACAGTCTAAAATAATTGTGAAGGCCTAGAGCCtcttaaaatattacattacagTCTCAGTCTTACCACTCAAAGCTTTggaccaaattattttgatttaaatccTTACATAAATATTGTGTTCAAGAAACTTTTTGTTATATCTATCGAAAAGTAAAGAAAGTTAGTATATAATAAGCAGATCATTTGTCCCAGTTATTTTGATTTATAGTGTTTAATAGCGTTTATAACACTAGTTTTTGTCCATTTCAGTTCGATCTGGGAGACTACCGCTGGAAGACTTTCTCCGAAGTCAACATCCTAGCCACCAATTTTGGCCGTGGACTCCGCGAATTGGGAAACGATCCCGGCAAAAATGTCGCCATCTTCGCTGAAACCAGAGCCGAATGGATGATCGCTGCTCATGGAATCTTCAAGCAAAACATCCCTTTGGTCACCATCTACGCAACCTTGGGTGACGAAGCGATCGCTCACGCTATCAACGAAACTGAAGTGACCACTCTTATCACCAGTTTCGAGCTGTTACCGAAGTTTAAAAAGATCTTGCAGCTGACGCCACGTGTGCAGTGCTTGATTTATATGGAAGACCAATTGAAGAGCTTGGAAAGTACCGATGGTTTTAAGGATGGTGTTTCTATTTTGAAGTTCCAAGACGTTTTGGAGAAAGGAGCTTCGTCTAAGATAGGTATGTAGATCTGTAAACTTGTGTAAGCAATAAGGCACTTCCGTTGTTGAAAAGTTTTAGGCAcaatacaccagggaaataaggcaaaaatataccatgttcgggacacttgagcagccaggttgcaaatgggttttttgggtactatgtacctaatatattataaatacaaaaatgcccgtcacagtttggacgagaaatttagttattaacaaacaAGGGTCAAAAAttagagttttttcgtttaaatcgctacagggtaattaaatgtcttatttataatatttttcttttagatgagccaaggtttaaaatagcgtttttgaattttggtccgattatttgttgctttggatattgcaaaataaaactaaaatttcgagaataaaaaatttgctataacttttgcgaaaatgaatttaggactttcatattgcatgaaaagttgagtcaaatagtccatacaatgcacaaaaaattttaagacgatgcgtcaattagtttaaattttattcaatttgtttatcccaaagagcttcttttcgcaatgttattgttcagaaaataataatgatacagcaattctgtaaaaacaacatgaaagaagaatagtcatattttcaacacatttaaaaaaatcattaaagtaatttttatcactcagaaaacattttactaaaatagagtcatttttggcttataaacaatttgaataagtttgttaatattgactgtaggctaaaactacaatggaatttgaaaaactggtatttttatacgaattttcaaagaaaaacttttcgcctaggttaattacggtcaaagttagccactttttttatttaattgacggctactttgtttataacaattaagcaacctaactagagccattttgaagttgaagatatataggttatgtgtaaaagtttgagtaaactttgaacctcaacagagtggttaataaagatttaaaaatggcgttcgaacggaattaattcgtggttggtggaggggaattactaaaatacgtgcacccaaaaaatgaaactgattctgcaaacatatgctgcgattaatatcgctcgaacttgttgatggattttgatcataatttttttaatttgtatgtactcgtagtcttatagagtacattatgtacacacaaccccacctaacattacaaaatgttagggggaactccccttatcactcagggatatgaaaaatagattacgaccgattctaagacttaccgaatatacacatataatttcataaaattcggtcaagcggtctcggaggagtatggaaactaacactgtgacaggataattttatagatgtaaatatatagatggctattaacaaataggggttggtgatagaagagtgaaaattatgGGTTGTTAAGGgttgataaaaaattaaaaaaatgtcagcggggcaaccccccttataacttatgggtataaaaaatatattaaaacctcttcaacatcatacaggataaacgtgtaaaattttataaaaatcggccaagccgtttcggagtagtatggtaactaacactgttacacaggagaatttgatgtatatagaagtaactgcgaattaaataataaaagtggctaactttgaacctaattaacctaggcaaaaagtttttttctgaaagttcgtacaaaaataccagcttttgaaatcttAAAGTaaatttactctatagtcaatattaacaaagttatttaaattgtttagaagccaaaaatggccctattttattatacttttttcggagtgataaaaacgactttttaatgatttttttcaatactttaaaaatataactattattcttgcatgtggtttccacagaattgctatgtcttTATTactttctgaacaataacattgcgaaaaaaagctctttgcgataaacaaattgaataaaatttaaactaattgacgaatcgtcttaaaaatttttgtgcattatatggaatgtttgactcaacttttcgtgcaatatgaaagtcttaaggccattttcgcaaaagttatagcacattttttatttttgtaattttagtcttattttgcactttccgaaacaaaaaaggatgggacgaaaattcaaaaagtgccattttaaactttggctcatctacaaaaagaagataTAAAGGTATTTAATTACCTTGATAAATAAggtatttaattaccctatttttacctctagcgatttaaacgaaaaaactgccattttgttatgccttatttgttaataactaagtttctcgcccgaactgtgacgggcatttttgtatttataatgtagtAGGTATATAGTActcaaaaaatccatttgcaacctggctactcaagtgtcccgacaaaaaccttatttctctggactacaggCATAGTAAAACTAAGTAATTATGTTCTACCAATTTTGTAGAGGCTCAACCCCCTAAAGCAGACGACATAGCCATCATCATGTACACGAGCGGATCTACAGGCGTTCCCAAAGGTGTTATACTGCTTCAAAAGAACTTAATCGCTACTTTGAAAGGATTCTGTGATTCAACACCAATTTATGAAAATGATATAATGATCGGTTTCTTACCGTTGGCTCACGTCTTCGAGTTGTTGGTGGAGAGCGTTTGTCTGTTCGCTGGAGTTCCTATTGGATATTCGGGTGCATTGACTATGACTGATACGTCCAGTAAAATCAAAAGGGGGACCAAAGGAGATGCTACGATATTATGTCCGACAGTATTGACAAGTGTACCAGTAAGTACgatctatttttattatttttgctaaAATTGATCCTCATTCGTTTTACAATTACAAATTATACATGTTTATTTCCTCTAAAacctacacattacactaggatATTCCCAAATTTATGTACTAGTCGAGGGCTTTCAACATATGCCTTTAGTGACGACTATGTCAAAACAGTCAATTCAGAATCCCTGAAACATTTTCAAACAGTCTAGAAACACTCCAGGTGTCGCTACATACAATCTTTCAGGGCATCTTGAAGCATTTTAGAACAGTCCAAAGATCTCTGAAATATTCTCAGACAATCTAGACATATTGACAACTGTCTCAAAGTCTCTAAAAATTTCTGAAACATTCTCAGACAGTCTAGAATCTTTCCAGGTGGCGCTACAGTCTTCCAGGGCATCTTGAAGCATTTCAGAACAGTCTCATAATACTCATAATTGTCCCAAATTCTTCCAAAATCCCTGAAACATTCTCAGACCGTCTAGAAACATTTCGCGCATTCCTTTAGTCTTTCAAAACGTCTTCATGCATTAAGGAACAGTCTTGAAACATTCCCAACTATTCTAAAGATGTTTAGAACTTCATGAAACATTCTGAGACATTCTAGAAACATTCCACACTGTTACAAAGGCCTAAATAGTCCTTTTAAGCACCCCACAGTGGTTCTTAAACATTTTAGGCATTTGGAAATTGTCTAAAACTCTCCAAACTGTTCTGAAGTCCACCTGAGCCTCATGAAGCATTCTAGAACTGTCTCTAAATATTCCAAATTGGCCCGAAACATTATCCATCAAATGTTCTTGAGAGGGCCTTAAAACATTCTGTCTTGGAATTTCTTAGCGCCTCTCGAAGTAACCAGAAAGTCCTAAATCATTTCAGGTTGCCTTAAGTTCTCCTGAACATCTTAAAGCCTTACCAACTGCCATAATCTCGAAGCGTGGAAGAGCGCATGAAACAACTAGAAGGCTTCACTTCGTCCAGTTCCCTAAATGATGTCAGACAGTCTCTTAATATTtagattaatattttaattattacatAGATTAGTAgaatatgatttttaattttcgGTGTTTTGCAGCTCATTCTAGACAGAATATCAAAAACTATCCAAGAAAAAGTCAGCAAAGGCAGCAATCTTAAAAAAGTGATATTCAAATTTGCATATGAGTACAAATCAGCATGGAAAAGGCGAGGATATTCAACTCCTTTGATAGACAAGTAAGTCAcaagtacttttatatttttttataataaaaaattattttactaaaaCAAATTGAATGTAATCCTTCAATTGCAGTCAGTCTTGTTTTATTTGAGTATCTATTCCCTGTTATATTCTAACAATCGCCCACAAACATATAATCACATGGCACAAAGTCTGGCTCAATGACAGTCCAATACTTACTATTCTTGGAGTATATAGTAACGAACAGTTGAATTTTTACCTTTTCAGAATTGTATTTTCCCCGATCACAAAAATTGTTGGAGGAAACATGAGACTGATGATATCTGGCGGTGCTCCATTGTCAGCTGAGACTCACGAACAAATAGGAATATGCATGTGTGTGGTAATAATACAAGGATATGGTTTAACAGAATCAACTTCTTGCGCAGCTGTACAAGATCGTAAGTATAATATTTCTACAACCTTTACTGCTTCACTGTAAGATAAAAGTGTATATAAACACAATACATTTATTCCGGTGGTGTGGTTGacggaattaataaaaaataagtgtaacaacgaacagtaatatatttatttattttgggtaaacaagcggTGTTTTGCTTATACCTCGAAAGAGGGTTGTTTGTTAGCGCGAGCGAGGGTGTGTCTTTTTCGTTTGAATGCTGTGTAGAGACTGCCTTTCCGGACCACCAACTTTATGTCAACTGGTTTTGCGGTTTTGCTATAATGGCCAGATGGCCCATAAATTACTGCCTCTGCCTTTTAAGAGATGAGAAGCTTTTTGTTGACATAAAGAGTGTGGCGATCTGGGACATCGTAACCtattagtgtttccttgaaagaaacattaattttACACAATATGTTTAATTAAGGGATAACCTTTCGTTTCTCTAAATCAACGGCACATGGTTTGTATATCACATTAGACCGgccagtatcgtcgcccccgctagcgaaattattccgattcgatttttttgcacaaacttactcaaaaagaagtccttataacatatcaacagggtgccgggcggtgccgtggtcgaaaaattgtttaaaccattttttttaaacaaattcacaaaaaaaattttttcatttcgaacaaaaattttttagataaattggcttattctgagcaaaaaagttctcttgtcatttttttctaaaattgattgttgtcgagttatatgcgattaaacaattgaaaaatgcgaaaatggccattttcaagggttaataactcgattaaacgttattattatgaaattcaaaaagtgaataaatcaagtttcaaaccctttcttcaaggttctgaagagatcttcgtcattattttattagaaagctgttatttttaattattaacaattatcgCTATAGCCCAGGATGTatccgtcgcccccgttagtggcgatattattccgattccattttttttgcagaaacttactcaaaacgaggtccttataacatatccacagggtgccgggcggtgccgtggtcgaaaaattgtttaaacaattttttttaaacaaattcacaaaaatattttttttattgcgaacgattttttttttttttagataatttgggttattctgagcaaaaaaggtatcttgttatttttctctaaaattgattgttgtcgagttatatggccattttcgcatttttcaaattataaatcgcgtataattcgacaacaatcaattttagaaaaaaatgacaagagaccttttttgctcagaatgtcccaaattatctaaaaaaatttgttcgaagtgaaaaaattatttttgtgaatttgtttaaaaaaaattgtttaaacaatttttcgaccacggtaccgcccggaaccctgtggatatgttataaggacctcgttttgagtaagtttctgcaaaaaaaatggaatcggaataatttcactaaagGGGGCGACGATACGTCCTGGACTAtggcgctaattgttaataattaaaaataacagctttctaataaaataatgacaaaaatctcttcaggaccttgaagaagggatttgaagCTTGATTTGGTGACCTTTTGAATTTCacaataataatgtttaatcgagttattaagccttgaaaatggccattttcgcatttttcaaatttttaatcgcataaactcgacaacaatcaattttagaaaaaaatgacaagagaccttttttgctcagaataagccaatttatctaaaaaaaattgtccaaaATGAAAAACTAAtctttgtgaatttgtttaaaaaaaaattgtttaaacaatttttcgaccacggcaccggccggcaccctgtggatatgttataaggacctctttttgagtaagtttgtgcaaaaaaatcgaatcggaatagcgggggcgacgatactgcccggtctacatGTGGATTTTAAATGACCAATGccgtttcgttttgagaaaagttatcgaaaactaagaaaatataattagcaaaaatagtaattaaagcgtaccgctatacatttatacaattttataGTATCACAACTGTCTCATTGAAACGCTCAGTTTCCCTAATTTTGGTATTCTAGAAATATTCTAGACTGTAGACTGTTATTTTCTGGTTGGTAAGAGTAAATCAAAGGTTCATCGCCACTAACAATACTATAAACGTTTTTTGAGCTTCCTTTGTTGAACTGTTCCAATGTTTTTCGACACCAATTGACGCGAACTGCTTTTGGCTTGTCTTTAAGCAAATGAGGGATCCAACGGGAAACCAATTTCGTAACACCCAGTTCTTCATGTAGGATCTTTTGGATCGAGGTCTTTGAAATGCCCAAAGATGCCTCTATCTCCCGATATGTTACACGGCGGTCATCCTTAATGAGCTGACGGACCGCATCAATGTTTTACTGTGTGACTGCTGTTTTGGGTGGACCTTGCCAGGATTTGTTAGACCTGCTGTGAGACTAGAGCGACCACGTTGAAATTCGCAGTACCAGCGGGAAATAGTTGACTGGTGTGACGCAAACCCCAAACATAGAAATCAATTCAGCGAGACATTGCTGTTGGGATAATCCTCTCcggaaattttaaaaaagtattGCTCGAAAATATTCTTGGCTGGTCCATTTTTCGACCGACTTGCCAATTTCAAAAATTCACTGTGTCTACACAACTTGTATCGCAATGTAACTTTTAATGGACATCTtaagtcttgacgtcacaaaattggaaGTAGCTTAtatttgactccaaacaattttgtttataatgttaaacacttggagggacgccggtgttcaacattcctccatggagagtttggagtagttccaatgtctctttccagcgttttgcacttgcagtaagttcaatgtgtcgctaagccttcgatagctaagtggataacttttaatgaaccgtaagatgctgtaattctggcctgttgaattgtttatgtaaataaaacactttctattttgctatgactgtaatgaagttgaaaagggcaagaaaatagaattttacatgtgaacaattgagttacaactatccgtgaaagacgccacCACACATATTTTTACACTTTATGTACCGGCTTTTTGCTAATTGCCGCGTGAAGAATACTCTTCGAACAAGCGTAATGAAAAAAGGTTTTTGCGTACGTTCTTAAGAAGTGTTGATAGTTGACTGCCGTTAGTGCTGTTTACCCTTGCATCTTGCATCCCGTTAACAAATTTTTCCGTTGGGTGCTTTGGGTAAAAGAAGGCGGAGAGTAACGTTCTTGGAAGATTTCTTCAGGCACTGCGTAATAAAATTACTTATGACTTTTTCAGAGGCGTCGTGGTATGAATATTATTTATGAAATAGAATTTAtttgggtggagaatacagttctccaacaacactcataaggaatttttaatttattgtttacgtggtttgtgtgacaaaataagacttttcatttaggtatttagttaaagaaacgtgtcaattaagagatttttattcgtttttgcccaggtgagttaatttaatgcaatgattagaacgtaaacagttttgaggttatgtttattttcaaccactaaggaataaaaaccacctgagcaaaaacgaataaaaatctcttaattaacacgtttctttaacgaaatacctaaatgaagtcttattttgccacacgaagcacataaatgaaaaattccttatgaccatttaacgttacaaacaaaattgtttggagtcaatataagctcctccaaattttgtgacgtcagacttaggctgtccattTATGTGAACAAAAGGTTGAAGTTTTATTGGTGGCGCCCTCTAAGCGGCAGTAGGCAAAACTAAAAGACAAACCTCGGATAGAAGTCACAAACAGGCTTAGTCACTGAAGGCAACCTTGTACAACTCGTTTATTGCAACGAAACTCAtatttaccttttttttttttttcagtgtttGATATGTCGTTCGGAAGAGTAGGTGCCCCCTGTACGATTTGTGATATTAAGTTAATAAGTTGGGAAGAAGGCAACTATCGCATTACGGATAAGCCTTATCCTCGTGGAGAAATAATTTTGGGTGGAGACAACATCAGTGCAGGATATTACAAGCTTCCAGAGAAGTCGAAAGAGGAATTCTTAGAGCAAGACGGAACCAGATGGTTTAGAACCGGTGATATTGGTGAAATTCACGAAGATGGTGTACTCAAAATCATAGGTGAGTTTCTATTCAGAGTTACTTTAGCCTTGTATCTGACTTTTACTAGGTATTTTTAAGAGATGGCTCCAAAATCGGCCACTActttgaatcatttttttttttcgtattcaTTTGAGCTTTCTGTTTGTCCGAATAAATCATCCCAAagtttggcatatgcagatgatgtggacctagttgcccgcacaacacgcaaactagaagaaatgtatattctctttctcatgagcatctttcagtgcgtcacagtttttcgatttctttctaacgcattaaattgtatgtgacagaaaaaaaggcatgtctgtgattacagacatttataacatttattctagttattctagttgtcgatagatggtgctataatcgaaaaaaaaatattatttacgaattatgtaatatatctacgaatataatctgtacaatttataagactatacaaatcaaagaaaataccattttataaatgcaataaacacaattgatttgtttttatgccaaattgcaaataaaatgtgacaactgtcagatttaaggCCATCgatacataattcgcaaatattttacggctatccctactttttctgtcttttcacggaaaattacgtgtagtaaaattcacactggtatggatatgtaaacattactagaatgtcattctacttgacaatgtcatcattaactttaaagatatGGCTTTTAAATGTTcgtggataactgttatttgtataattgcgaattattaattcagttaataaatgtgataattttttcaccaactatgtattcagtgattgtaataatttatatgtacaacaaaaactaatactcaatcgagaaaagaggaaaagtgttagtgattttttaataatatattgttactatggaacgcttaaaattttgaacatctttgaCAACAatatacttggatcacagaatatattatcctgatggaTTCTCTGCTTTTATCTTCCACAAacaatacacaataaataactttttattaagttcacgtcttaaatcaattatttatcaaatacactatatatcaatagtatttaatcaacaactcaaaatattcccgatgccatgtcaaatatttaaaattgtcactgattgtcactgtctgactgacaatatgctgacaatattatattcgactgagtgcattgtaagacaaagatagatttggaaaatattaccacggacattgtgttcatttttttcgaatcctgaaaaaaccaataaatatttttgaaaaatttaaacgcggaatgaaagactaaattattaccgtgggccgaaagtctcttagaataaataaaaagtttattttgaatcagatatttgaaattaaaaatcacactaaattttctcttagtttttcacccctgtaacttattaaaataaacattatagaagttctcagggactttgggccctcggtaataacgtaat is from Diabrotica virgifera virgifera chromosome 9, PGI_DIABVI_V3a and encodes:
- the LOC126891622 gene encoding fatty acid CoA ligase Acsl3 isoform X3, whose amino-acid sequence is MTVYFGDMDGVGFTIAIGALKALAFVYDVLTFPVYIILQRPWRLRQLSRSIKAVIIDVEKDPSKDFVLDMKENNNANSVRVTPTKKDKAKQIQEDAKSVTYRSTVAPKEHHITLVREKIDTMAKMFEYCSKKYANKRCLGTRQILAEMDEVQPNGRVFKKFDLGDYRWKTFSEVNILATNFGRGLRELGNDPGKNVAIFAETRAEWMIAAHGIFKQNIPLVTIYATLGDEAIAHAINETEVTTLITSFELLPKFKKILQLTPRVQCLIYMEDQLKSLESTDGFKDGVSILKFQDVLEKGASSKIEAQPPKADDIAIIMYTSGSTGVPKGVILLQKNLIATLKGFCDSTPIYENDIMIGFLPLAHVFELLVESVCLFAGVPIGYSGALTMTDTSSKIKRGTKGDATILCPTVLTSVPLILDRISKTIQEKVSKGSNLKKVIFKFAYEYKSAWKRRGYSTPLIDKIVFSPITKIVGGNMRLMISGGAPLSAETHEQIGICMCVVIIQGYGLTESTSCAAVQDLFDMSFGRVGAPCTICDIKLISWEEGNYRITDKPYPRGEIILGGDNISAGYYKLPEKSKEEFLEQDGTRWFRTGDIGEIHEDGVLKIIDRKKDLVKLQAGEYVSLGKVEAEMKTCPLVDNICVYGESSKDFCVALVVPNQQQLKDLAAKKGVNDKSFEELCVDDTVEKAVVQELAEHGKRSKLAKFEIPAAIKLVTEVWSPDMGLVTAAFKLKRKDIQERYKHEINRMYAS
- the LOC126891622 gene encoding fatty acid CoA ligase Acsl3 isoform X8, with the translated sequence MTVYFGDMDGVGFTIAIGALKALAFVYDVLTFPVYIILQRPWRLRQLSRSIKAKQIQEDAKSVTYRSTVAPKEHHITLVREKIDTMAKMFEYCSKKYANKRCLGTRQILAEMDEVQPNGRVFKKFDLGDYRWKTFSEVNILATNFGRGLRELGNDPGKNVAIFAETRAEWMIAAHGIFKQNIPLVTIYATLGDEAIAHAINETEVTTLITSFELLPKFKKILQLTPRVQCLIYMEDQLKSLESTDGFKDGVSILKFQDVLEKGASSKIEAQPPKADDIAIIMYTSGSTGVPKGVILLQKNLIATLKGFCDSTPIYENDIMIGFLPLAHVFELLVESVCLFAGVPIGYSGALTMTDTSSKIKRGTKGDATILCPTVLTSVPLILDRISKTIQEKVSKGSNLKKVIFKFAYEYKSAWKRRGYSTPLIDKIVFSPITKIVGGNMRLMISGGAPLSAETHEQIGICMCVVIIQGYGLTESTSCAAVQDLFDMSFGRVGAPCTICDIKLISWEEGNYRITDKPYPRGEIILGGDNISAGYYKLPEKSKEEFLEQDGTRWFRTGDIGEIHEDGVLKIIDRKKDLVKLQAGEYVSLGKVEAEMKTCPLVDNICVYGESSKDFCVALVVPNQQQLKDLAAKKGVNDKSFEELCVDDTVEKAVVQELAEHGKRSKLAKFEIPAAIKLVTEVWSPDMGLVTAAFKLKRKDIQERYKHEINRMYAS
- the LOC126891622 gene encoding fatty acid CoA ligase Acsl3 isoform X4; this encodes MASRDMDGVGFTIAIGALKALAFVYDVLTFPVYIILQRPWRLRQLSRSIKAVIIDVEKDPSKDFVLDMKENNNANSVRVTPTKKDKAKQIQEDAKSVTYRSTVAPKEHHITLVREKIDTMAKMFEYCSKKYANKRCLGTRQILAEMDEVQPNGRVFKKFDLGDYRWKTFSEVNILATNFGRGLRELGNDPGKNVAIFAETRAEWMIAAHGIFKQNIPLVTIYATLGDEAIAHAINETEVTTLITSFELLPKFKKILQLTPRVQCLIYMEDQLKSLESTDGFKDGVSILKFQDVLEKGASSKIEAQPPKADDIAIIMYTSGSTGVPKGVILLQKNLIATLKGFCDSTPIYENDIMIGFLPLAHVFELLVESVCLFAGVPIGYSGALTMTDTSSKIKRGTKGDATILCPTVLTSVPLILDRISKTIQEKVSKGSNLKKVIFKFAYEYKSAWKRRGYSTPLIDKIVFSPITKIVGGNMRLMISGGAPLSAETHEQIGICMCVVIIQGYGLTESTSCAAVQDLFDMSFGRVGAPCTICDIKLISWEEGNYRITDKPYPRGEIILGGDNISAGYYKLPEKSKEEFLEQDGTRWFRTGDIGEIHEDGVLKIIDRKKDLVKLQAGEYVSLGKVEAEMKTCPLVDNICVYGESSKDFCVALVVPNQQQLKDLAAKKGVNDKSFEELCVDDTVEKAVVQELAEHGKRSKLAKFEIPAAIKLVTEVWSPDMGLVTAAFKLKRKDIQERYKHEINRMYAS
- the LOC126891622 gene encoding fatty acid CoA ligase Acsl3 isoform X1; this translates as MMPGKDNMDMDGVGFTIAIGALKALAFVYDVLTFPVYIILQRPWRLRQLSRSIKAVIIDVEKDPSKDFVLDMKENNNANSVRVTPTKKDKAKQIQEDAKSVTYRSTVAPKEHHITLVREKIDTMAKMFEYCSKKYANKRCLGTRQILAEMDEVQPNGRVFKKFDLGDYRWKTFSEVNILATNFGRGLRELGNDPGKNVAIFAETRAEWMIAAHGIFKQNIPLVTIYATLGDEAIAHAINETEVTTLITSFELLPKFKKILQLTPRVQCLIYMEDQLKSLESTDGFKDGVSILKFQDVLEKGASSKIEAQPPKADDIAIIMYTSGSTGVPKGVILLQKNLIATLKGFCDSTPIYENDIMIGFLPLAHVFELLVESVCLFAGVPIGYSGALTMTDTSSKIKRGTKGDATILCPTVLTSVPLILDRISKTIQEKVSKGSNLKKVIFKFAYEYKSAWKRRGYSTPLIDKIVFSPITKIVGGNMRLMISGGAPLSAETHEQIGICMCVVIIQGYGLTESTSCAAVQDLFDMSFGRVGAPCTICDIKLISWEEGNYRITDKPYPRGEIILGGDNISAGYYKLPEKSKEEFLEQDGTRWFRTGDIGEIHEDGVLKIIDRKKDLVKLQAGEYVSLGKVEAEMKTCPLVDNICVYGESSKDFCVALVVPNQQQLKDLAAKKGVNDKSFEELCVDDTVEKAVVQELAEHGKRSKLAKFEIPAAIKLVTEVWSPDMGLVTAAFKLKRKDIQERYKHEINRMYAS
- the LOC126891622 gene encoding fatty acid CoA ligase Acsl3 isoform X5 — encoded protein: MDGVGFTIAIGALKALAFVYDVLTFPVYIILQRPWRLRQLSRSIKAVIIDVEKDPSKDFVLDMKENNNANSVRVTPTKKDKAKQIQEDAKSVTYRSTVAPKEHHITLVREKIDTMAKMFEYCSKKYANKRCLGTRQILAEMDEVQPNGRVFKKFDLGDYRWKTFSEVNILATNFGRGLRELGNDPGKNVAIFAETRAEWMIAAHGIFKQNIPLVTIYATLGDEAIAHAINETEVTTLITSFELLPKFKKILQLTPRVQCLIYMEDQLKSLESTDGFKDGVSILKFQDVLEKGASSKIEAQPPKADDIAIIMYTSGSTGVPKGVILLQKNLIATLKGFCDSTPIYENDIMIGFLPLAHVFELLVESVCLFAGVPIGYSGALTMTDTSSKIKRGTKGDATILCPTVLTSVPLILDRISKTIQEKVSKGSNLKKVIFKFAYEYKSAWKRRGYSTPLIDKIVFSPITKIVGGNMRLMISGGAPLSAETHEQIGICMCVVIIQGYGLTESTSCAAVQDLFDMSFGRVGAPCTICDIKLISWEEGNYRITDKPYPRGEIILGGDNISAGYYKLPEKSKEEFLEQDGTRWFRTGDIGEIHEDGVLKIIDRKKDLVKLQAGEYVSLGKVEAEMKTCPLVDNICVYGESSKDFCVALVVPNQQQLKDLAAKKGVNDKSFEELCVDDTVEKAVVQELAEHGKRSKLAKFEIPAAIKLVTEVWSPDMGLVTAAFKLKRKDIQERYKHEINRMYAS
- the LOC126891622 gene encoding fatty acid CoA ligase Acsl3 isoform X6 → MMPGKDNMDMDGVGFTIAIGALKALAFVYDVLTFPVYIILQRPWRLRQLSRSIKAKQIQEDAKSVTYRSTVAPKEHHITLVREKIDTMAKMFEYCSKKYANKRCLGTRQILAEMDEVQPNGRVFKKFDLGDYRWKTFSEVNILATNFGRGLRELGNDPGKNVAIFAETRAEWMIAAHGIFKQNIPLVTIYATLGDEAIAHAINETEVTTLITSFELLPKFKKILQLTPRVQCLIYMEDQLKSLESTDGFKDGVSILKFQDVLEKGASSKIEAQPPKADDIAIIMYTSGSTGVPKGVILLQKNLIATLKGFCDSTPIYENDIMIGFLPLAHVFELLVESVCLFAGVPIGYSGALTMTDTSSKIKRGTKGDATILCPTVLTSVPLILDRISKTIQEKVSKGSNLKKVIFKFAYEYKSAWKRRGYSTPLIDKIVFSPITKIVGGNMRLMISGGAPLSAETHEQIGICMCVVIIQGYGLTESTSCAAVQDLFDMSFGRVGAPCTICDIKLISWEEGNYRITDKPYPRGEIILGGDNISAGYYKLPEKSKEEFLEQDGTRWFRTGDIGEIHEDGVLKIIDRKKDLVKLQAGEYVSLGKVEAEMKTCPLVDNICVYGESSKDFCVALVVPNQQQLKDLAAKKGVNDKSFEELCVDDTVEKAVVQELAEHGKRSKLAKFEIPAAIKLVTEVWSPDMGLVTAAFKLKRKDIQERYKHEINRMYAS